The genomic window GTAGCCGGGGGCGTCACATCTATCGTGACATCATCGCCCTCGTTGGCGTCAGTGGCGGAAACCGGGAAGCAAATCTCGGTCGGCTCGCAAATCAATGTATCGAAATCAGGCACAGTCACCAGCTCGGGCGGGAAATTGACCGTCACGCCGATCGTGATCGAGTCACGCGGACAGGGTGGCGGAACCAAACCCGGACGCGCACCTTCGGTCAGAGCGCAACAGGAATCAGTCACCTTCAGGACAAAAGTGTAACTGCCGTTTTCAACATAATCCGGCAGGAAGCAGAATGACTGTGTGGCCGGATTGAAGGAACCGTCGCCCTGTAAAAATTCGATATCGAGAGGATCGCCGTCAGGATCGAATATATCTATCGGTACACAGATCGAGTCGTAATCGCACAGGAGCGTATCGAAATCATCTGGCAAATCGATCGTGGGACGATCATTAATTTCATAATTTATATATACTGTGTCTATGTCGAATGCGCCGGAAAGGTCAGTAGCTTTGAACACAAACATGTAAGTCGAATCAAGACCCCAGGGTAAGAAGCAGTGCTCGGTAAAGATATAGTTGTATTCATCGACCGGCTGGAAAACGCCTGTGCCCTCCAGCATTTCGACAGTAATCATCTCAGCATCACCATTGGGATCATAAGCTTCGATCGGGATGCAGACGGAGTCTTCGTAACAGACATTTATATTGATCTCACCGGGGACTAACAAAACAGGAGGCGCGTTTTCGAAACGTACCCTGATGATATGATCATTGAAGTCACCGTCACCGCCATCCTTTAGATCTTCAAACGCAATGATATATTCATGTAATTGAGCTGTCGCGAAAATTTTTGCATGGTCGTACTCATCGACATTGGCTGACAACTGCGTATACCATGACTCAGGACCTATCAGGTTGGGGGTTATATAGAACCCGATCGAATCGCTCGCGGTGATGGTAAAAGTGACCGAGTCGCCGGGAGCGCTCGAAGATGAAAACAACTCTGTTTTCATGGTCGTATCGGACGCGTCGTACCAGCCGGATACAGCCGAAGAAAACGAACCCGAAACCTTTTCCAGCACCATGGAAACATTGGTTCCGTTTACAGCCGGGAAAGATTCCCATCCCAGCTCATCAGTTGCTACATTAATAGTATAACCGAGACTGTCCAGAATTTCCTGCAGTGTCGGCTCGCCAGGGGCGAGAGAAATTAGCGAATCGCGAATATCGAGATCGCCGGGTCCTGCCATAGTAGAGGGAGCCAATAGAAGTAAACATGCAAGTGGCAGGAAAAATAGGGTAAGAAAACTACATTTCCGGCACATAGATTTGCCTCCTTAAAGTTACTGTTTCCCGGGTGGAATACAGCAATTCATATACCTGAAAAAATGAAAATCGTTTACAACATTAAAACAATTACGACAAGTACTTGATATCAGAAGAGTTAACGAGCTTCCCCCTCAGGATTGCTCTTAGGACACCCCTTCCAGACATAATAGGATATGTAAGTCAACTATATGTTTTTCTACACACACAAAAATATACCGCACCGCTTTAATATAAAGCCAAACTCGAGATTGTCAAGCAATATCACATACATATCAACGTCTTAACACAATTTTAACTCGCAGGATTTGCGCCTTTGAGAGCCGATTTGCAGCGCGATGTGCAGAATCTGAACAGATTTTAGTTTAGCTGTTTTAATGCAGTCTGTTTGACACTTCCTGCACGAGATTGCATACTTGTGCGGGACTTCTCAGTAGTCGTCGCGTGGTTTCAGCTTCGAGGGATAAAAACGGGGCTTGCCTTCTTCTAAAACTATATGTTCCAGCAGCTCATCTCTTATCTCAGGCGCGAGCTTATCCCCTTTCAGGAGGCTGTTGAGCTTTATGCCGTGGACTACCATAACTTCATCAGACAGACCGTGAGTTTTAATGTATTGCAGGAATTCCTCTTTCTCCTTCTCGTTTTTTGAAACCGTATAACGGGCCTTGTAAGTCGGTTCGCTCTTGATCCTGATTTTGTAGTCACTGCCCCGCAGGACGGTAGCATTCATCTGCAGGGCGTATAGTTCCAGTTCTTGTTGAAGATGGTCCTTCTCGATTTTCAGCTCTGAAAGAGCCTGCTTTACTTCGATATAGCGGTTGACCAGCCGGACACCATCCTCCTGTCTAAACTCCCGCGGAGGCAATTCCTCGGTCTTATGTAAATGGACTTTCGCCGGGCAGATCGGATAATAGTCACACCAGTCACAGAGCGCGGATTCATTGGGAGGAAGATCATCCCGGTCGACTGCTGATTCTATTTTTTTTATCAAATCCACGGTTTCGACCTTGAGCTCTTCGAGCTGATCCGGCTTTCTGCTGGAATGGATCTCTTTATCGAAAGTCAGGTAATGCCAGATCAGGTCGACAGACTCAACATCGGTATACATCTGGCTGATCCCGATCTGATACAACGCCAGCTGGCGATCCTGGTCAAAATACTTTTGCCCCATCAAAGTACCGGCGGTTTTGTAGTCATGGATCCTGTAATGGCCATCCTCGATTTCCGAAAGCCTGTCGATGTAACCCTGAAGCTTATAATCGCCGGACTTATCCAGATCGACTACAATCCGTAACTCAAGAGCCAGGGTTTTATCTAACTCGAAAGGAGCATAGCGCCGGTAATAATCCGTGAGTGATTTTTTACCGCGCTCGAAGTAATTTTCGTATGTTCGACCGGCTTTTACTATATATATATCATCGGTAAAGTTCTGTTCCCAGCGCCGGGCGAAATCATCCAGAAGTTCCTCTTCCGTCAAAAGCCTGCGATCGATCAAGAGCTTGTACAATTTCTCGAGAGATTCATGACAGCGCGATCCCAGAAAAGCCTCGATCGAGGTTCTCCTGACGATATCCGGTTTTTCGATATATTTGTACTTGAATTGAAGCGGGCAGTTTTCAAATGTAGATAAACGGGAATGTGAGTAAATCGTCATTTTCGTCCTGATCGCATTATATTAAAAATCAGCCAAACGGCCAGTCCGCCTGCCAGAAGATAACCAAGAAGTGACAGTACAGGCAAGCCAAAAAGTGAAACTCCCAGCCCGGTGCTGTTGATCAGCGAGGCCGAGATCAGAACCGCCGCGATAATTAAAGCCAGAGACAGCCGTTTAGATGACTGGTACAATTCCTCGGTCAGGTTCTCGAGCCCGCGATGCTGGAACTGCATCACGATCTTTCCCTGCCGAAGCTTTGTAGTAATCCGGCGTGCTTCAAATGGCAATGTCGTTAAAAGCTGGCGCAGGTCGCCCAATGCGGTCACCGCGTCCTTGCGAAGGGAACGGACACCCATCTGCTTTTTGGCCATGCTCTTGATAAACGGCTCAGCCTCAGTTATCAGGTTTATCTCCGGGTCGACCATACGACCGACCTCCTCGGCGGTAATCATAGCTTTGAGAAGCAACATGAACGAGGCCGGCAGGTGGATATTGTGTCGATAGAAGATGTCCATCGCGTCCATGCTCAAAGCTCGCATATCCATCTGCCAGAGAGGTATGCGGTGGTAGCGATAGATGAACTCGGTAATTTCGCTCTCCAAAGTCAGCCGGTCGACATCCTCCGGCACCAGGTTGAAATCCAGAAGCGTTTTAATGATTTTGCGGGCATCGTAATCTGAAATAGCTGATATCAAGTCAATCAAGAACTCCACCACCGATTCCGAAAGCTGACCGACCATACCGAAATCCAGAAGCGCGATCCGGTTTTTAGGCAGTACGAAAATATTTCCCGGATGAGGATCGCCGTGGAAAAAACGATCGATAAATATCATCTTGAGAATCGCGCGAAGCCCGTTACGAGCAACGATTTTATTGTCGAGACCAAGTTGCTTGAGCTTATCCAGCGATGAAATCTTCGTGCCGTCGATATATTCACAGGTCAATACGCGCGAAGTAGTGAACTTCCAGCTTATCTGTGGAATGATGATATCTTCACTGTCCTGGAAATTATACTGGAAGATTTCCATGTTGCGTCCCTCGTTGAGGAAATCGGTCTCCCGGCGCGAGACCTTGGCGAGTTCATCGACCTGACCGCTGGGATCGAACCGTCGTGATTCAGGCACGAACTCCTCGAACAGCCGGGCCATATCACGCAGGATATCCATGTCGACTTTCATGGTCTTGTTGACATTGGGGCGCTGTACTTTGACCGCTACCCGCTGGCCATCTTTTAAAGTGGCGACATGGACCTGTGACAGGGAGGCCGATGCTACCGGTTCGTGTTCGAAAGTTTCGAACACGCTGTCGAGGGAAGCCTTCAACTCGGTCTCTATGATATTTCGCACTTTGCGAAACTCGAAAGGCGGGACTTCATCCTGGAGCTTGGAAAGTTCGATCACGAGATCGAGCGGTATCAGAAACGGACGGGTCGAAAGTACCTGTCCAAACTTGATGAAGGTCGGTCCTAGTTCCTCAAGCGCCAGCCTGATCCGGACTGCATAGTTCATCTTGGTCAGCTTCTCGTCTTTTTCAGACAGTCTCCCCCGTCCGAGTTTAAGGCGAGCGGCGATATTCAATCGTCCCAGAACCTCCCCAAAACCGTATTTAGCCAGAACCTGCACGATCTGGCGATAGCGCTTGAAAAGTTCGAGGCGATGTTTGAGGCTGTACTGTTTGAACATAGACTGAGTCCCGGTTTATCTATTACTTCGGACGAAAACCGCAGGTTCATTACTGATACGCACAGAGATCATCATTGTTCTGTGAACAGTTTTAAAATGCGTCCTGCCGGATTGTAAAGCAAACAAAAAAAAGAGAGAGGCAAGCGCCTCTCTCTTTTTTATCGTTATGTCAACCAGATTACTTCATCAGGACCATTTTGTGGACCTTGGTATACTGACCCACAGTGGCTTTGTAGAAGTAGATACCGGAAGCCATACCCGTAGCATCCCAGGTCACAGTGACAGTACCAGCATCGTTGTGGCCGGAGAAGCTCTTGACCAGCTGACCACTGACATTGTAGATGTCAATCGACCAGTTGGCAGACTCGGGCAGATCGAGCTGTATGTCGGTAGACGGGTTGAACGGGTTCGGATAGTTCGGCTTGGCCGCGAATTCGGTCGGGAGAGCCTTCATGCTGGCGTTGACGTTCAGGTCGGAACCATTGTAGTCAACGATTTCAGCATGAGTAAGCTGGATGTCGCCATTGACGGCAACATTGAACAGCTTGTTCTCACCTGACGGAACGTAACCGCTACCGTAATCATAGACCAGCACACGGAGTTCGCCGTTTTCGTAGTTCGACATAATATCCATGCCGGAAGCCGAGAGAGTCGGCTCGCCAAGCACGTTATCAGCCTGGAACACGAACAGGGCGGCACCGATATCGGTACCGGAGCTGGTGTTGACGCTGACGCCATTGATGCTGTTAACAACTCTGACATCAACATTGTTGGCAAACGGAGCCAGCTTCGGAATCGCGATCTCATCGCCATTGATGACACGAATCAGGTAAACCAGGTCACCCACGGTCAGGACCTTGCCGTCGTTGTTGACGTCAGAGGCCGCAACCTGTCCGGCAGCATTGATATCGAAGACGGACGGGCCGAAGATGAAGTAGTTGGAATACAGAACCGCGTCGGCGATTTCATGGGCGATACCGTTAAGGTTCAAGTCGCCACGATCGTCGATGTCTTCGGCGCAAGCAATATCCACACCACCGGCATAGAAGTCGATGAACGACTCAGGGCCAGGTTTGCCAGGATCAGCCTGATTCTCACAATCGATTCCACCCGGAATCGACTGCCAGCCGGCTATAAACGGATTATCGGCAGGGTCAAGGAGAAGGAACTGATCGTCGGGCTCACTGAACCAGAAGACCTGTCTGCTCAGGAACAGGTCATAACCGGAAGCGTCAGAGATAGTATTGTCGGTACAATCCAGCCAATAGAAGTTGATCGGAACGTACTGGCATTCGTAAGTCCTGTCATCAGTCACGTAGAATGTGAGATTAGCAACAGTTACGGAATCGTAATCCCACTGTGAAGCACACGGATCAGGATGGTCCTGACCGTTGTTAACGTCATTTATACCAATAAGTCTCACCAATCCACTCGGACATTCACCGCCACAATTGCCGAAGGGGCCTTTACGGAAAGTAAAGTATTCCCAACCGCAGTTGTCCAGTGTCTCACCCAGAGAAGCCTCAGTAAATGTCAGCGCCGCGGCGTCGTACTGAATCAGAAGTTCAAAACCACCCACGGTAGTACCATCCGCAAAGACGGTAATCGGAACATTTACGTACTCACCCTGCAAGACAAAATCGAGACCATCAATGTCCTCAGGAACTTTACTGATCTTGACCTCAAGACCAAGTACTTGAATCTCGAAATCACAGTATACGGTGTCAGCCTGATCGGTCAGACCGATCGTGACCGGGTGTATACCAGTGAATTCGGGTTCGTCATCGGTATCCCATGACCAGAATGCGATAGCACCGGAATCCGGGACTTCGACGACCGAATCGATAACGAGCGCGCTACCCAGAATATCCGGGCCGTCGCTAACGAAATAGTCGAGAGGGCCGGGGCAGGTCGGATCATCTGGATCCCAACCCTGAACCTGGCCTTCAGCCGTCTCACCAAAGCTGACTGAAACTACGCTAATACCGTCGTAATCGGCGGTATATTCAGGCGGACAGTAAGTTACCTCCGGCTCCATGTTCAGGATCACCACGACAAAGTCGCACTGAGCTTCCTGACCATAGGTATCGGTCACTTTGACGGAAACGTTATGCGCGCCAACTTGACCAACGGAGTTCCAGGTCCACTCACCGGTTGTACCGTTGATAGAGCCCGGACCACTGACCATCGAGAAGGTAAGCTCCTCGTTACAATAACCGAGATCGATATCGTCAGCCTCAAAATCGTAGTTCGCAGGTTCGTTACACTGGAAGAGCAGATCTTCTGTGGGGCAGTTGGTGAACTCAGGCGGATTGTCAACGACTTCATAAGTACCCATGACACCGGTAACAGCTTCTTCAGCACAATCAGCCAGGAACATGGTAGTGGCAGAAGTATAGGCATCGATATCCCAAGTCAGACCAGTCGGTGTAATAGTGAAGATGCCCTCACGGCAATCCACATCAACCGTTAAAGTGACAGCAACTGTTTCACCCGCATTAAGGATCGGATCACAGGCGCCCAGGTTCATTCCCCAGAAACGGAACAGGTCATCGGTCGGACCATCGACCAGCGAAAGGTCGGAGCCGCCGCTACCAGCCGCGAGGTTGAAACTGACGTCCGTGACAGTAGCGAAGGAACCGCCATCGGCGACCTCGGCCACAACATCGAACATATTGATCGGGCTATCTGCAGTAACTTTCATCTCAATGGTCTGGTCGGTGCGGCCAACTGAAAAGGTGTTGTCAATAAACTCCACCGTAACGTCAGCCAACGCAGAGCCAGCAAAGATAAGAAGCATTAACGAGGTCAGCAAAGAAAGAATTGTAAGATTTTTTTGCTTCATTACAATGCTCCTTTAAGGTTTAATTCAAACTACCAACTTGATTCCTCGGATAATATCCTCGGCTTCCCCCCTCTGGGACGGAAGTTGGCAGCTCAATTTACAAGCACCAAATGTCTAAATATGTATGGGCAAATTTATACTGGGGATAAAGCAGATAATAATAAAGATATTATCGCAACATGTTTATTCTTATCACTTAGGTAGAAGCAATAAAAGGTTTTGTAGATAGCTTTAAAATACTTTTTTCCCTAGACACCCCTAAAATAGGACTATTCCCCGCTTTGTCAAGTAATTTTTAAGAAAAAAACAGGATTTTTTCACTTATTTAGCCACCTCCTTAAATACTTATACAAAGCCCGTACAAACCCCGCATCACATGCCTCATCCATTAATTATCAATCAGGCAACTGTGTCCGGACGCCAGCAGATCATTCTCGATCGTAAATAATAATCCCAAACGCGCCAATTATGTATATGCGCATATGCGCATTACTGTATCACCGACCAAAAAAGAACAGCCGGTCGAAACCGGCTGTCACAATTCCGCTTAAATCAAAACCACTGACTGACTACATCGATACCTGCTCGGTCGTGGCATAAGCATCGAAAATAAGCAGGACTTCATCATCCAAAGTAAGAAGATCTTCGGTCGGTATCACGATTCCGAAGGCGGAGAGCTTGATATTCAATTCGGCGTTGATATGCAGGACATCGCCGGTAAGCTCCAGGTTCTTCTCGGTCAACGGTTTGGCCGCGATATAAGTCATAAACATGCGGATATTGCCGACCGGAACGGTCTGACCATGAAGTGTTAACTGTCCTGAACCGACTAAACTGATCTCGGTATTGTCCTCAAGCTGGTAGGAAGACGGTGACTCGATCCTCGTAAGTTTAAATGTCGCCGTCGGATAGTTGGCGATATCGAGATAGCTTTCCGACATCAGAAGCGAATCGCGCTGAGCGTTGCCGGTATACAGCGTCGAAAGCGGGATTTCCAGGTTCATAGAAGGCATCTGGTATCCGGCCGGGGGCTCGATTACCGGAGTCGTATCAACCGCCTCAGGCTCTTCAGCTTCCTCTTCAGCACCGGGAAGAGTTTCGGTCAGCGTTTCATCCTGAGCCTCATCCAGGATTGAATCGACCGGAGTTTCCTGCGGTTCTTCCTCGACCTGTTCCGACTCGGTCTCAACCGGTTCCGGTTCCTCTTCCTCGACCTGTTCGACCAGCATGATCGAATCCAGCCAGACTTCAACCTCACCGGTTACTCCGCTTACAAATCCGCCCAGCATTCCCATCGGCGCACGGGTATCGAAACGGACCATCCCCTGAACCATCAGCATATCGCCCTCAAGGTTTTGGCCGAAATAGAATTTAGTAACTTCAGGATCGGCCGGAACCTGCTCTTCCTCCTGGGCAAT from Candidatus Zixiibacteriota bacterium includes these protein-coding regions:
- a CDS encoding T9SS type A sorting domain-containing protein; the protein is MKQKNLTILSLLTSLMLLIFAGSALADVTVEFIDNTFSVGRTDQTIEMKVTADSPINMFDVVAEVADGGSFATVTDVSFNLAAGSGGSDLSLVDGPTDDLFRFWGMNLGACDPILNAGETVAVTLTVDVDCREGIFTITPTGLTWDIDAYTSATTMFLADCAEEAVTGVMGTYEVVDNPPEFTNCPTEDLLFQCNEPANYDFEADDIDLGYCNEELTFSMVSGPGSINGTTGEWTWNSVGQVGAHNVSVKVTDTYGQEAQCDFVVVILNMEPEVTYCPPEYTADYDGISVVSVSFGETAEGQVQGWDPDDPTCPGPLDYFVSDGPDILGSALVIDSVVEVPDSGAIAFWSWDTDDEPEFTGIHPVTIGLTDQADTVYCDFEIQVLGLEVKISKVPEDIDGLDFVLQGEYVNVPITVFADGTTVGGFELLIQYDAAALTFTEASLGETLDNCGWEYFTFRKGPFGNCGGECPSGLVRLIGINDVNNGQDHPDPCASQWDYDSVTVANLTFYVTDDRTYECQYVPINFYWLDCTDNTISDASGYDLFLSRQVFWFSEPDDQFLLLDPADNPFIAGWQSIPGGIDCENQADPGKPGPESFIDFYAGGVDIACAEDIDDRGDLNLNGIAHEIADAVLYSNYFIFGPSVFDINAAGQVAASDVNNDGKVLTVGDLVYLIRVINGDEIAIPKLAPFANNVDVRVVNSINGVSVNTSSGTDIGAALFVFQADNVLGEPTLSASGMDIMSNYENGELRVLVYDYGSGYVPSGENKLFNVAVNGDIQLTHAEIVDYNGSDLNVNASMKALPTEFAAKPNYPNPFNPSTDIQLDLPESANWSIDIYNVSGQLVKSFSGHNDAGTVTVTWDATGMASGIYFYKATVGQYTKVHKMVLMK
- a CDS encoding ubiquinone biosynthesis protein UbiB: MFKQYSLKHRLELFKRYRQIVQVLAKYGFGEVLGRLNIAARLKLGRGRLSEKDEKLTKMNYAVRIRLALEELGPTFIKFGQVLSTRPFLIPLDLVIELSKLQDEVPPFEFRKVRNIIETELKASLDSVFETFEHEPVASASLSQVHVATLKDGQRVAVKVQRPNVNKTMKVDMDILRDMARLFEEFVPESRRFDPSGQVDELAKVSRRETDFLNEGRNMEIFQYNFQDSEDIIIPQISWKFTTSRVLTCEYIDGTKISSLDKLKQLGLDNKIVARNGLRAILKMIFIDRFFHGDPHPGNIFVLPKNRIALLDFGMVGQLSESVVEFLIDLISAISDYDARKIIKTLLDFNLVPEDVDRLTLESEITEFIYRYHRIPLWQMDMRALSMDAMDIFYRHNIHLPASFMLLLKAMITAEEVGRMVDPEINLITEAEPFIKSMAKKQMGVRSLRKDAVTALGDLRQLLTTLPFEARRITTKLRQGKIVMQFQHRGLENLTEELYQSSKRLSLALIIAAVLISASLINSTGLGVSLFGLPVLSLLGYLLAGGLAVWLIFNIMRSGRK